The Elgaria multicarinata webbii isolate HBS135686 ecotype San Diego chromosome 11, rElgMul1.1.pri, whole genome shotgun sequence genome segment ATCACCATCATGCAGCAAGCCTCCTCCAAAGGAGGCCGAGGCCAGTGATACTGGCGGTGCCGCCACAAGGCTCCTCGTGCCTCCTAACACAGGAGGCCGAGGCAGCCCCTGCTGCTGGCTCTGCACCCGTGCCACAAGCCTCAacacaagggtgaccatattttggaaaccaaaaaggaggacaacattgttgcccccccaagggggcgtgttcagtaccaagggggcgtgcccacccgaacatagccttggtcacatgtctgattttacagcacacatttaagacaaatctgttctacataacatcttaatgttaaaatcactgaaataaagaacaagtgagagattcgatgtatctgaaattaacttcactcactcctacttttgcagcttttgctgtactttgaagctatACTctatgtgttacattctccccttccctcaaatatcttttctgactgtatcttcactcattgcaagctgctgttgttgttaacagggtttgctactggccccagatctgtttcaaatttggtacagctaaagctctacctaaaagctatcatggtgccaactttcagctctttacctttaaaaatgacagtttaaaaaataataattttaaaacctcatttttaaaaaaaatcctaaaaaatcaatgaatgaatggatctgcttcaaattcggtgtggctaaagctctacctaaatcctttcatggtgcaaagtttcatctctttatctttaaaaatgacaattttaaaagtaataattttaaaacctcaatttttaaaaaattccttaaaaatcaatggatgaacggatctgtttcaaatttggtatgactaaagcccttccttaGAGCTACCATTGCAtcaagtttcatgcctttatcgtaaaaaatgacggagttataagcatttttgttaattcctgttagagctgctctttgggggggggatccggatttcccctccccctcccggatttgccatcaaaaacccggacaaatccgggcgcatccggtcatatggtcaccctactcaacacgTGCCCCTGTGAAGGAGGCTGAAGGTGCTGTTGTCACCTATGCTGCTGCCAGCCACTTGTTTCTTAGCATGGCTGTGAGCATTTCCTCGGCGCTGCACCCGCAGCAGCCACGATCCAACAGAGGCTGAGGGGGGGGGGTGCTGGGTGCAGCTGCTTAATATATGCTCTGCCGCCCCGCCCCCAACCAGTGACGCCATGGAGCCTCCTCCTATAGCTAGCAGGCacgtctctttctcccccttgctTGCAATAGCCTACCCGCGGCCACGTAAATGGGACGTGGGAGAAGGGCACTACTCGTGAGTTACCTTTACTTTCCTTGCTCaaacaccccattcacccatacattctctctctctcacacacacctcaatcatacctcctacttgcttcttttcctcctgctgctgcttgattctttttgcttcttgctttttcttcttgctgctgattcttcttctttcttctcttccaccTTCTTCTAGATCAGCATTGGGAGGGGGTAAGCTGGAGGATGGAACATGTCCCCTGCCCCACCTCCCAGGCTGATTTTGCCCTTTTCTTGCACtggggggaggcagaggctgCTGCACCTGTTCCCGGAAGTGCGGGAACACATAGAGTAGCTCCCACCCCCAGCCACGCTCTGCCTGTGACCGCGGCAGACCAGCCAAATCCTAGAGCTACTCTAAGAGGGCTGCTGTACGTGTTCCCAGAAGTGAGGGAACACGTagagcatcccccacccccacccacgctCTGGCCTTCTGTTGCCATCTGGGATATTTCACGAAACTTCCCACTGCAAAGATGGCAGAACTGTTGGGGAAAGAAGGCCATACCAATGCCAACCGTGGGCTGGGGGCCCCTGTTTCTCCAGTAAGTTTGGCCCCTGCTCCGGTTGCTCCGGTTGGCCTGATTTCCCTAGAGGTTTCCGGAAATCCCCGGTGCCTATGGCCTGCCTATATAAACACACATAAAGagctaataaattattatttatgattTCTTGAGTACATACACCTTGCTAACTGCTTAACAAACAGAAAAGTAGAAATGGCATTGTCTATGGAATTAACCTTTTTTTGAACAGTCAAAAAGATGATACAGAAGAAGAGGGGGTAAAGAAAGTAGGAGAATAAATGGGGAAGTCAATACTTTTGACCCTTTTTCCTTACTAGCTGGTCAGCTCAATAATGTAGAATTTGGGGAGAAAGATGCAACTCAAGTcagaaggcctgttcagacaacatactaagccatggttaggccattaacccctttgcagcaaatggttagtgaggccatagctagacctaaggtttatccctggatcatccaggggtcaaacctgttcacctaggtgacacacaggggatccagtgctcaggcaggggcgaacccgggatgatcccaggataaaccttaggtctagctgtggtcccagtgtgtttaaactgtggttatgtagcaaccatgcttaggagtggttcacatgacacactaatgcatggttcacatgacatgctaagccataacatttagctcaaaatgcttaaccactgtggcttagcatgttgtctgaacagggtcaaagtgaGCTTCAGAATAAAATTTGGGACACTTCCGTGAGCtctggttttgctgattcactcaTAGGTACCCAGGCTAAGTGCCATTGAGATATTCTTCTTCCATGAGTTTCTCTAAACTCCTTTGAAATTATTTTACAAGGGGAAAAAACTCACAGAAAAACGTTTTACAAAAATTCTTCGACAAATAGGCAAGACTGCCTACATATATATGTATTCCTTGCGATTCCCTTTGGATGTTGGGATCCTTTGAACAATCCTTTTAGATCTTGTGGAATAGCTGAAGAGAGGTCATCAAACCCTGTGTGGTTTCTGGACACTCAGTCAAGTACCTGGCTAGTTTTAATAATGGTGCTCTTCCTTCAAAAATGGATGCCAGACTTTTATGTTACTTTCCAATTTACCATGCAACTTCCCCAATGACATGCATCTGCACTCAAGCCAGGCCCCTCAATTCTACACAAAACTATAGGACAGCTTAAACCTTGAAAGATGTGGGAAAGACTCCTCTCTGAAAATTTGGATGCAAGCTGCAAGTCCATGTAGACACTTCTGAGAAAGATtgaacaatggtctgacttagggTAATGCAGCTTCATAAACCTGCACATACTCTATATAATTTCACATTGCAGGACGAACTCACATAGCAGTACTCCACCATAAAAAATCAGCTATGGGGAAAGGCCAACGCAGGTACCCCCATTTTTTACCAAAAGGGTCACCAAGATGCTCTCTGCCATGTGGATAGGTTGTAAATGGTAATGAAACAGTTGGAGAACATTTAAATACAGCCCAACCACCACTAATATGTGTGGAATCAAAGAAGATGCTTGAGAGCAGTTACTCCAGGAAGGGAaatacagcaaatataaaatgttCAAAGAGTCTAGCAAGAGAATTCAATTCTTTCACAGCTGCTCTACCTCTCAACATATAATAATATAGCATTTGGGGAACAGATTCAACCCAGTAACCCAGCCTCAGATGCGCAACATGCAGGTGAGCTTCGGCTCtttggaggtataaaaatgcaataaataaataaataaataaataaatgatgtctaTGGCTACAAAATGAGGTTTGAGGTCACCACTTCAAAGCTGTTCATTCTTTTTCCTCACTAACTGCTGTCTAGTGTTTAACTCAGGTTGAAATATAATAACGTAACATTTGGGAAGAAAGATACAACCTAATAAGCCAGCTCCAGAggccaagatagagaagatctccacggccaccatgtatttccccttggtgcttaggtaggtgggcacaaaggacacccaaacactgcagaagaccaacatgctgaaggtgatcagcttggcttcattgaaagtatCAGGTAActttctggcaaagaaagccacCGTGAAGCTGACGATAGCAAGAAAACTGATGTAGCCCAGGACAAGGTAGAACATGATGTCTgagccttcattgcattgcaCTATGATCTGCCCAATCTGGGAGTGCATGTCAaactctgggaaggggggagagattacaaaccacactgcacagatgccagcttggagaagagaagggagaatgATGACTGATACTGCCAGCCTCTTCCCAAACCACTTTCTCATTCTGTTCCCGGGCTTTGTGGCCATGAAGGccaaaaccacagtgatggttttggccaacacacaagAAACTGCAATGGAGAAGACGATGCCAAACACAGTTTGCCTCAGAAGGCAGGTCACCATCCCAGGCCTCCCAATGAAcaagaaggagcagaggaagcagagcagcagagagcagagcagggcacacgtgatgctccagttgttggctttgacgatgGGAGTATTTTGATGTTGAATGAAGCTCCACGACACCACAACTGTGATTACAGAAAGGAAAAGAGCCGAGGAAACAAGAACTGCCCCCAAAGGCTCCTCATAGGCTAAGTAACTTAAGTCTTTAGGAATACACTGGTCCTGGTTCTTGTTTGGATACTGATTTTCTGGGCACTTCTCACATTGGTCTGCATCTGAAAGTCATAAGAAAATTCTCAGTGTTCCCTGTTCTTAGTTGATGTCTACTAATTTTAATGGTGacaaacaaaattattttgttcTTTAAGCACCATTATTGGGCTTAGACAACAAATGTGTAGTATTCAATTTTaccttcacattattattattattattattattattattattattattattattattattattatttaaatttatataccgtcccatagctgaagctttctgggcggtttacaaaagttaaagtaaTGGTAATACAttccaataaacacacacacacacacacacacacacacacacacacacacacacacacacgacagaaTTACAGTagacatacatttttaaagttctgGTACATTTTCCATGTGAATCGAGATGCCTTCACTTACCTTTCATTACTGAAATCATTGCTTTAGTACATTGAACACAATTATAGCAACAGATTTGTTGTCCCTCCCGGATCAACATGCTCTGTCCAGGGTGGCAGCTCTTGACACAGGTAGAACTGGGCAGCGTCTAATGGTAACCACAAGGAAGGACATTTGGCTAAACTTGTTTTTCCTCTCTGCTCTAATCCTCAATTACACCTTTTTTTACCTTGGAACATTGCAACACCTTGCGACCAGCATCTCAAAATGTGAAGATGTCAAGGATATACCATCTGAGAAAAACCCATCACCGTAATTCCTGGTGATAATTCATCTCACACACCTTGTCACTCACTCTCTTCCCCAAACACACAGGTGGACAACTGGTAAAAACTAGATTGCCACACACTCACTTGCTCTATCTTTTCAGGTGGTGGTGAGGACTGGGCTTACTGGACCTAATTCTCACAGCCAACTAGAAGGAGAATACAGGTGAGTTTACAAGCACTAGTTTGCTTGTTCACCTGGTGGCTCTTGGGTAACTGAAAGGTGGTAATAATGGCAATAGTATTGACGAAAAGGAGTCCCCATTCCCATGGCAAGTAGACTAGGCCCACAAAACCCAAGTGATCCTCAACTTTTGGTGTTGGATTTGTAAGATCTAATCTCATGATTTTTATCTCTGAAACTAGAATCATCACTCTGATTCCAAAGCTTCTTGGTTTATCACCCATACCACCACTTCTGAGTTGTATATTGTCCACTCCATCATTACAGTTCATTATCCCAGTGATGCAGTTTATTCCATTGTCTATGCCTCTGAATCCCAAATAGCATGTTCTTCCTTGAGTGTACTGAAGGCCAAGTCCATGCATGTATATTGCCTTcataaaaaatgtgaatttttcgATTGAACATCAGAATGTTGAGTTTCTTCCCTTCTAAGTGCATACAGATGTTATCTATTCCATGCAAGAGCTTTGGGTACTATTAATCATAGCTGGGTGAACTTATGGGAAGTAGATTAGGGATCCAATGCTGATGAAGAGTTTCTAATAGTCATGAGGGTGTTGGGGCCATAGGAtgaattataaatattttaataactattagaataactcctttgctgagggaactgcactggctgcttatttgcTATTGGGCCAAGTTTAAGATTTTTTCTTATTAgcatcaaagccctaaacaacttgggaccaagatacttgagagagtgcatTCTTCcttccaacctgcctggtcattgagTTCTTTAGAGAGCATGCTTctgttggttccacatggatctatggccaagttggagttcaccaggagaagagccttcagtgtggtggccccttttctttggaattccgtGCCTCTAgagttcaggcaggcaccaacactttgctgcttctagtgcctcctgaaaacagctcttttccatgAAGCATTCCataactgaccagccaccatttttattggtattctgttttgaaatgaacaattttaatatgctgttttcatcttttaaaaatctttttactgtttttaatttattattttcaccactccggaatctttCTTAAGatatggaacggtatataaatactgtaattaaataaaaaacataTCCAATGATAACAGCGTATGTGTGACTTTGGCTCTGCACTATTGAACATCATTTAagatgtgtgtgtgatgggggaagGAAATAATGTGAAACATTTGAATTATGCATTCCGAAGCACCTAAAAAGCATCACATTCCTATATATCTGAGATCCAAATACCTACAATTTAGCGGCTTCAAAAATGATTGTAACTTCAcaagcattttaatatgaatgGACCTAATACCCACTTTGCAAACTAATCTGCAAATGGGGATACAATTATCCTTTATTTTTcactctgctccaaattttgtgTTGCAGTCCTCCAATCAAAACAGTGTGTACAGAAATGTATACATTCATGAAAACAGCTTACAAAAAGTCATTGTGGGGAAAGTTGTGTCAAATATGTGCAAAAAATGCCTGAGAAAGTGTTAATATTACAGGAAATGAAATAGATCCATCCGTTCCTAATCCCAACAAGTCAGATTGAGAACACCTCAACATTAAAGGCAAATTGCCTTGCTTACCcttggctttgtgcttcctgcttcttttgcatgattgttatgggctgcactaCATGGGTGCAGAGGgtaaccatgtggtttgaatacTTCCCCCTGTAAGTgtgctccattcagttccatagtggcagcaccatctagtagGGGATGAATCCCACATTTTTTGGATATtatcacattaaaagtggtttttTTCATAGCGGAATTTTCAGGGAATCGCTTGGGAAACATGCTGGTGGTTGCCGACATCATGTAATTGACCCTCAAACATCCCTGAGTGTCCAATTATGAGCGTGCAAAAAATCACCCAATTAGAGGAGCCCAAAGAAGACATGAGTTCGCATTCCATTCTATCTTTTCATCCACACATAAAAAATGATTATTCTCCAGATAATTTTGAACTTAATAAATCACAttgttgggtttgtgtgtgtgtgcgtgtgcgttgcCCAGGGTGAGGGGGGAGAATAACAAGCATACTTTGAGAAATAGGCATCTCTAACATATTTGAACATTATACAGGCTAtgctgattgatgatgatgatgatgatgatgatgaatgaagaggaggaagtagTATGTAAGTAACACCCACCTGCTTAAACTTGGGGTTCCACGTAACAGCACTTGCATTGATTTTGAGCTCTTTGCCTGCAGGAGCTTGAGGGTCCATCTCTCCAACTCGGACTCTCTGGAAGGATTGGTTGGGAAATGTGACCAGGTTGATGATATCAAATCCACTTGCAAGCTCCCATTTCTCATTGAAGGatatttcttcctttgcactattgTTAAATCTGATGTTCCTGAGAAAAGAGTGAAGCTAGATTGCAAgaatacaaacaaacagaaatacaaattaaggccAGTCTTGGGGAAAGGCTTAGCATTCTGTCTTTGAAATTTTGCCAAGTTGTGTCATGAGTACCATTTGTCTGGCATAAATCCACAAGATGATGTACTTTGCAGATACGCCACTTCTATTACAAAAAAGTCTATCcaaaggcagaaggcagatcaaTACTAACATTAATGTTCCTAACCTGCATTTgggttgcctgaccatgggagggccattgtaggggaggggggaggggatgaggagacactcctcaagacctagcattggtggggctttgtggtgacactggccagaagaGGGGCTGATGAGGCAATTttagcctttggggaccctcatcTTGGACTCTTTGAAGCATGACTgccggcagagaggctcccagcagagcgattccttttttgCTACTGCTGCCAGGGTGAATGGTCTTCTcctggaggcagcagttcttagGTGTGGCAGAACAGCAGCCAGAGGGTTGTTGCCCCATTgtttggatccctactcaatgacccccctcaattcagcactcaTTGCTTTGGACATCAGGGTGTGCCTGGGCCCCTTGGGCATGCCTATGTCTGGACACCAAGCCCACTTACCTACAGCACTTCTGCCTTGTTGGgatccagcttcagtttattaatgCTCATGCAGTCCATTACTGAATGCAAGAACTTCCATGGCTTCACCTGACTTTCATGACATTGGGCCtgtgcagacaacacactaagccatggtcaagcttcccagcttctcctccccatgGCTACCTGCAATGGCTGAACGTTCAggaggctccatttccccccatctccccttgcTCTCTTCAGGGCTCTTGATGAATCCATGGCATGGAGAGCATGTGCTACAGCATAAacagcattgtagatactgtAACTCCGGCTGGACATCGCCATTTCAAACCAAGGTCCATGGGGTCttcccagcttctcctccccGCTTTCCTTCTTTGgcaaataaagtttatattgtgAGAGCGAACAGAGAAACACACTAATCCAGAACTGCTGGATGAAATAATTCGTTGACTGAAATGGATTGATGCTCTCAAGAAAGTCCTGAAATCCTGGCACCAGATTTGTATGGAATGTAAATGACAAGGTGCCATTGAAAGTCCTTGTGGTGAGCATTGCCCCATTGGATGCAGCAGTGAAATCCCATTGAGCAGCTATGATCCATACCCTTTCCAATGGGCACTTATGAGAGAACTCAGCTGAGTACAAAACCATTCGTAAACCTTCCACAGACTGACCATCCCCATACACAAGGATCACAGTGATGTCACTCCACAAGGGGGCAGAACTACTTGGTAGCAATTCAAGCCGGAGCCTCAATTGAAACCCTCGATGGATGCAGGTaacggggtggggggttggcccACCTGTTGCCACCAGCACCActgtccatgcggcggcggcagagccaggtaagggggcagggaggaagtaggcttacctgcatccatcacaggcttcaattgaggcccaatTGAAGCCTGtggtgatggacacaggtaaggggtgggggtgttggCTTACCTTGCACCACCACCGGTGTCCATGCAGTGGCAGTGGGGCAGCCAGATCTCACTCCACAGAGCAGAGAGGGGGACGGGCGGGTCAGCCCATAAGTTCCGGATCAGACTGCTagtgcttttgcagcaaatgcaagtgaatgtgtttaaaccatggttatgtaaccaccagggTTAgtattggttcacatgacatgctaagacatagATCACATAGCATGCTAAGCCTTAATTTTTGGCTCAAATGCATAActagcatggcttagcatgtcagctCAACTGGGTCAAAGAGATGTAGAGGTGTATGTCCACCACATACTAATGGCTCTGATGTCCAAATCCCTGGATAACCAGCAGCTTCCCATAGATATTAAAATGCATGAGGGACAAGATGGTCACCAGTGGAATGATCTAGAGCAAGTTTCAAGGGCACAAGGCGCAAGCAACTGGGACAACCTCTTGGAACTGACCCTGCAACAACTATTTGAACCTCACTTCACCACGTTTCAACTCCCAGCTCACAGAATTGGTTCAGAAGGATAACTTGGTTAGTAGTACAATAAGCCATTGAGAAAGTTACACTCCCATTATCTGTTTCCTGCCCTTTTATTGTGGTGACAAAggctaaaccaggcctaaagCTGGATTGGAATAGATTTAGataatcatttcattttcatcCAAGGAAGCCTGGAATTGGACAGTCCCCTTGATTTTTATATAGATTTTTGCtcccctcctttgtttttaatggttctaCATTATTTTACGTTTTATGATTATGTTTCATTGCTGCAGCTACCTGCCACGGCTGAACGTTCAggaggctccatttccccccctctcccattgCTCTCTTCAGGGCTCTCGATGAATCCATGGCATGGAGAGCATGAGCTACAGCATAAacagcattgtagatactgtAACTCCGGCCGGACATTCCCATTTCAAACCAAGGTCCAGGGACTCTTCCCAGCCTCTCTTCCCCAGTGCAGCTTTCCTTGTTTGGCACATAAATTTTATATTGTGGGAGTGAACAGAGAAACGCACTGGCCCAGAACTGCTGGATGAAATAAATCGTTGACTGAAACGGATTGATGCTCTCAAGAAAGTCTTGAAATCCTGGCACCAGATTTGTATGGAATGTAAATGACAAGGTGCCGTTGAAAGTCCTTGTGGTGAGCATTGCCCCAATGGATACAGCAGTGAAATCCCATTGAGCAGTTATGATCCATACTCTTTCCAATGGGCGCATATTAAAGAACTCATCTGAATACAAAACCATTCGTAAACCCTCCACAGATTGACCATCCCCATACACAAGGATCACATTGATGTCACTCAATAAGAGGGTATTACTAATTGGGAGCAATTTTTCTTGGATTATCTTATTTGGTAAATATTGTGTCACTGTTGGGATCACTTGAGTCCAAGCAATGCAGATAGTGTTCTGCAGAAGCCGTGGCCTCAGGGTCCGAAGGAAAGTTTCTCCGCTGTCATCCTCTGAGATAATGAGGCCAATCCAATTCCATCCAAAATGCTTGAGCAGCCCAACAATCCCGACATACTGAGGATCTTCATTTGGGACCATCCGGTAGAAAGAAGGGAACTGATTTTTATCACTCAACACTGGATCAAAGGAGCCATAGCTGAGCTAGAGGGAAAGATACAGTGAgtgattgaatgaatgaatgagtgagtgagtgagtgaatggcattcatttctttctcctttttggaAAGTGACACTGGACATGTGAAGGAAATGTGCTCAATTTTAAATGCTCAGTCCAGTTATTTGGCTGTTTTCATATTTGAGACCTAAACCATCATTTTTCCTGCATGTGGGAGCCACTTCTTTTGTGAATTCTGTTTTGTCACTAAGCTTTACCACCTCTCAGATCCCTCCCCTTcatcgaccctgttcagatgacatgctaagccacggtggttaagcatttttgagctaaacattatggctttgcatgCTATGCGATCCATGTCtaagcgtgtcatgtgaaccaatacTAACCCTGGTTTAAACACATAACCAGTTTCAGTGGCTTCCCAACCCCAATTAACACTTGCTTCTTCTGTGCCACAAGGGTGTCGGTGAGTGAAtgagcctttgtgtgtgtgtgtgcctgcctgtgtGAGTTCCCTCATAAAATGAATCTTTACATGCCTTGAATGCCAAAGCTCCCACATTTAATCAACCCCCATTTTCCAGACTTCAAGATCTCTGAACgtgtcctccctctctctcccccttccttccttctttttggcCCCACATTGTCGAGAACACCAACACTAACCAAGTTTGTAAAGGCACCCTCAATACTTCTTCAAAAATTCAAATGAGCCTGAAGCCCACAAAAGTAGCCTTCCTCTGCTTTACGCacatacctgtggaatcttgaagATATTTAAGACGTTGGCCATCTGGATGGATGTTTGGGAGTTGAGCCCACCAAGGGCAGCCATGGGTTCCTCTCTCCTGTTACATTTGTAAGTAGAAGGATTCCTCAGTCCTCTGAATAGCAGATCCAGAGTGGTCCAGTAAGTCCTTATTGCATTGAAAAAATTGTCATAGATTTTGGCTCCCAGTGTGATGTTGGGTAATAACTTGGCGTCTTTGTTGATCTCAGCCatggcaaaaacaaaagcaaggacATGCTGGTAGTTTTTAGGGATCATCCTGCAAGAAGATTTGAATGTAGACTTCGATCCTTACATCACAGAATCAAGTGTGTTACAGCTTACATTATGATGTATCCATCTGTGGTGAGGGTGGGCAACTACTGGTCCTCCAAATGTGGGCCAAAACATACCTCTGATCAGCCCAAGTCAATTGTAagtgatcatgggagttttagggcaaAGCAATTGGAAGACCataagttgccctcccctgatctAAGTAAATGAGATGTTGCTGCAATAATTAATCAGtatcatatatatttattttaaaatatatatgaaacaAGGATAACCTTCTTAGGCAATGTAAACAGCAC includes the following:
- the LOC134405696 gene encoding vomeronasal type-2 receptor 116-like, with the translated sequence MAEINKDAKLLPNITLGAKIYDNFFNAIRTYWTTLDLLFRGLRNPSTYKCNRREEPMAALGGLNSQTSIQMANVLNIFKIPQLSYGSFDPVLSDKNQFPSFYRMVPNEDPQYVGIVGLLKHFGWNWIGLIISEDDSGETFLRTLRPRLLQNTICIAWTQVIPTVTQYLPNKIIQEKLLPISNTLLLSDINVILVYGDGQSVEGLRMVLYSDEFFNMRPLERLHSFLRNIRFNNSAKEEISFNEKWELASGFDIINLVTFPNQSFQRVRVGEMDPQAPAGKELKINASAVTWNPKFKQLAVRIRSNADQCEKCPENQYPNKNQDQCIPKDLSYLAYEEPLGAVLVSSALFLSVITVVVSWSFIQHQNTPIVKANNWSITCALLCSLLLCFLCSFLFIGRPGMVTCLLRQTVFGIVFSIAVSCVLAKTITVVLAFMATKPGNRMRKWFGKRLAVSVIILPSLLQAGICAVWFVISPPFPEFDMHSQIGQIIVQCNEGSDIMFYLVLGYISFLAIVSFTVAFFARKLPDTFNEAKLITFSMLVFCSVWVSFVPTYLSTKGKYMVAVEIFSILASGAGLLGCIFLPKCYVIIFQPELNTRQQLVRKKNEQL